The genomic stretch GATGTACAATAATTTGTACGAATGTGGCCCATCAAAAGAATGGGTCGACAAAATCCACAAAGAACTAGAAGAAGCAAATGCACATTTGCCTAAAAGACAGCCAATCTCCGATGGCAACATAATCAAAGGGGCCTTTGGCCCTTACTTCGAAGATATTTTAAAGTAATTGAAACTCGCAAGACTAGAAATACGTGAATAATTCATTCTAGGCTTTGCGCCTTTGGCAGAACATCTTTTATTAACATAACAACACTTTGAATTAGCAAAATTAAACTAATTATACTTCACATTGACAAATTCGAATCTAAGAATAGCTGCAAATTGATATCATTTCATAAAATTGTAACCACAACGTAAACATCATATATATAAAAACATATTTTCAATATAATTTGAAATTTTAAAATGAATAAAAATAATAACATACCAAATCATTTATTAAATAAATTTCTGGAAAAAATAAAGAATGACGACGTTATTTTTTTTGATTTAGACGGAACTATCGTCGAAACAAACTATGCAAATTATTTATCCTATAAAGAAGCTATAAATACAATTTACAAAAAAAATCAAAACATTGAGTATAATCCTTCAGAACGCTTGACTCGAAATTCATTACATAAACTATTAGGGAAAATTTCTCCATTTGAATATAATAAAATAATTCAGTATAAAGATAATAACTACTTCAAATACACATCGTTTACAAATCTCAATAAAATCATAACTGACACTCTAATTAGTTTATCAAAAAAAAATAAAACATTACTTGTAAGTAAATGCAAACAAAGCAGAGTTCTATCTACATTAGAATATTACAATTTGACAAATTATTTTACAAAAATTTTCACACATGAAAATATTGAAATAAGTAACAATTCAAACAAATTTGAAATAGCGATTGCGGAATTAAACATCATACCATCTACCATAATTCTATTTGAAAATGAAGAAACAGAAATTATTCAAGCAATATCATCTGGCATTCCAAATCATAACATATGGAGAGTCTAGTTGTGAATGAATTTGTCATTGAATCAAATTATTTTTTAAGCAGAAAAATTAATGCATTTTTCCATACCGATTATGTCGGCTACAAAAAACCAGGGAATCCAAACTATATAAATATTTTAAAAAACACATACAACAGCTACTCAGCATCATATTTAAATTCAGCAGTAAACGATCTCTTAAATGTATTACATACAGACTTACCATTAATCGTTAAAAAAATTAATTCAGAACCAATATATGTTTGCGTTGTTCCAAGAGCAAAATCAACATATCAACCAAATCAGTTATTATTTAAAAAAACGGTAAGTTACGTTTCATCAAATATTAATGGGTTAATAGACGAAACAAACGGAATTGTTCGACATACGAACACAAAAACAACCCACTTGCCACCAAACACACCTAATTACGAAAATGATGGAGACTATCCGTACAAAGGGATTACAAAAAACACATGCCACATTTCTGACAGCATTAGAAATAAAAGCATATTGCTAGTTG from Desulfomicrobium apsheronum encodes the following:
- a CDS encoding HAD hydrolase-like protein, translating into MNKNNNIPNHLLNKFLEKIKNDDVIFFDLDGTIVETNYANYLSYKEAINTIYKKNQNIEYNPSERLTRNSLHKLLGKISPFEYNKIIQYKDNNYFKYTSFTNLNKIITDTLISLSKKNKTLLVSKCKQSRVLSTLEYYNLTNYFTKIFTHENIEISNNSNKFEIAIAELNIIPSTIILFENEETEIIQAISSGIPNHNIWRV
- a CDS encoding amidophosphoribosyltransferase: MNEFVIESNYFLSRKINAFFHTDYVGYKKPGNPNYINILKNTYNSYSASYLNSAVNDLLNVLHTDLPLIVKKINSEPIYVCVVPRAKSTYQPNQLLFKKTVSYVSSNINGLIDETNGIVRHTNTKTTHLPPNTPNYENDGDYPYKGITKNTCHISDSIRNKSILLVDDIYTQTINIIEDAIEALLEQGAKSVIFYSVAKTVR